In one Siniperca chuatsi isolate FFG_IHB_CAS linkage group LG14, ASM2008510v1, whole genome shotgun sequence genomic region, the following are encoded:
- the LOC122888276 gene encoding fibrous sheath CABYR-binding protein-like: MNLWSCSSRLFLSCSDHQVLSCRNHQVLELQRPRVLELQESPGPELQESPGPELQRPPGPELQESPGPEVQRPRVLELQESPGPELQESPGPELQRPPGPELQESPGPEVQESPGPEVQRPPGPELQESPGPELQESPGPELQRPRVLELQESPGPEVQESPGPELQRPRVLELQESPGPELQESPGPELQRPRVLELQESPGPELQESPGPELQRPRVLELQESPGPELQESPGPEVQESPGPEVQRPPGPELQESPGPELQESPGPELQESPGPELQRPRVLELQESPGPELQESPGPELQRPRVLELQESPGPELQESPGPEVQESPGPEVQRPPGPELQESPGPELQESPGPELQESPGPELQESPGPELQESPGPELQESPGPELQESPGP; the protein is encoded by the exons ATGAACCTGTGGAGCTGCAGTAGTCGCCTATTTCTGAGCTGCAGCGACCACCAGGTCCTGAGCTGCAGGAATCACCAGGTCCTTGAGCTGCAGCGACCACGAGTCCTTGAGCTGCAGGAATCACCAGGTCCTGAGCTGCAGGAATCACCAGGTCCTGAGCTGCAGCGACCACCAGGTCCTGAGCTGCAGGAATCACCAGGTCCTGAGGTGCAGCGACCACGAGTCCTTGAGCTGCAGGAATCACCAGGTCCTGAGCTGCAGGAATCACCAGGTCCTGAGCTGCAGCGACCACCAGGTCCTGAGCTGCAGGAATCACCAGGTCCTGAGGTGCAGGAATCACCAGGTCCTGAGGTGCAGCGACCACCAGGTCCTGAGCTGCAGGAATCACCAGGTCCTGAGCTGCAGGAATCACCAGGTCCTGAGCTGCAGCGACCACGAGTCCTTGAGCTGCAGGAATCACCAGGTCCTGAGGTGCAGGAATCACCAGGTCCTGAGCTGCAGCGACCACGAGTCCTTGAGCTGCAGGAATCACCAGGTCCTGAGCTGCAGGAATCACCAGGTCCTGAGCTGCAGCGACCACGAGTCCTTGAGCTGCAGGAATCACCAGGTCCTGAGCTGCAGGAATCACCAGGTCCTGAGCTGCAGCGACCACGAGTCCTTGAGCTGCAGGAATCACCAGGTCCTGAGCTGCAGGAATCACCAGGTCCTGAGGTGCAGGAATCACCAGGTCCTGAGGTGCAGCGACCACCAGGTCCTGAGCTGCAGGAATCACCAGGTCCTGAGCTGCAGGAATCACCAG GTCCTGAGCTGCAGGAATCACCAGGTCCTGAGCTGCAGCGACCACGAGTCCTTGAGTTGCAGGAATCACCAGGTCCTGAGCTGCAGGAATCACCAGGTCCTGAGCTGCAGCGACCACGAGTCCTTGAGCTGCAGGAATCACCAGGTCCTGAGCTGCAGGAATCACCAGGTCCTGAGGTGCAGGAATCACCAGGTCCTGAGGTGCAGCGACCACCAGGTCCTGAGCTGCAGGAATCACCAGGTCCTGAGCTGCAGGAATCACCAGGTCCTGAGCTGCAGGAATCACCAGGTCCTGAGCTGCAGGAATCACCAGGTCCTGAGCTGCAGGAATCACCAGGTCCTGAGCTGCAGGAATCACCAGGTCCTGAGCTGCAGGAATCACCAGGTCCTTGA